Genomic DNA from Aphanothece sacrum FPU1:
GTCTACACTACAATAAAATGAGAATGATTCTTAGGTATGGTATAATGAGAATCATAATCAAAACAGTGCCAACCTAACACTTCTATAAATTGTGTTTTTTATAGGGGCAATTCCTGAATTGCCTCTACAGATAGTGTCGGTACTTCAGTCCTGCAAAAATACAGTTTAACTCAGAGGTGAGTTGTGAGATATGGTTTAAAACCGACTCTAATCATATTATTGATCAGTTTTGGGGGAATAACAAGCTGCAGTCAATCTGCAAGTCTTAAAAGTTCTTCTCCTGAAGTTTTAGACATTACGGTTAGTGTAGTTCCCCAAGAATATTTTGTCAAAAAAATTGGAGGTGATCGGGTTAAAATTAATGTAATGGTTCCCCCTGGAACTGAACCCGATAATTATGAACCTAAACCTCAACAAATACAAGCATTAAGTCAAGCAGATGCTTATATTAAAATTGGGATTCCCTTTGAAAATACTTGGATCAGCAAAATAGCTAAAGAACAACCTAAAATGTTGATGATTGATTCTACTAAAGGGATTAAACGTCTTCCTATGATCCCCCATGAACATCACCAACATGAGGGAGAAAATCAACAAGAAGATACAATTAATTCTGATGAAAATACTCTTGATCCTCATATTTGGTTGTCTCCAAAATTAGTAAAAATTCAAGCAAAAACTATCTATGATGGATTGGTTAAACTCGATCCGAAAAATCAGCCAGAATACCAAGCTAATCTTAATAAATTTTTGCAAGAAATTGAGCAATTAGATACTCAAATAAAGCAAAATTTAGCCAATATTAAGCAGAGAAAATTTATTGTTTTTCATCCTGCTTGGGGTTACTTTGCTCAACAGTATAACTTAACTCAAATTCCCGTTGAAGTGGGAGGACAAGAACCGAGTGCTGCCGAATTAAGTCAATTAATTAAAGAAGCAAAAGAAGAACAAATAAAAGTTGTTTTTGCTCAACCTGAATTAAGTAGTCAAGCTGCTAAAACTATCGCCAAAGAAATTAACGGCGAAGTATTATTAATTAGTCCTATTGCTGGTGATTGGTATAACAATTTACTCAAAGTATCTCAAACCTTTTCTGACGCTCTCAAAAAGCAATAAATAATCATAAATCTTCCTATGGTAACTCAAGCAATTACTCTTAATCACGTATCCGTAAAATATCATCAAAATATCGTTTTAGAAGATATTAATCTAACAATTGATGAAGGTGATTTTGTGGGATTAATAGGCCCAAATGGTGGCGGAAAAACTACCTTATTTAAAGTATTATTAGGGTTAATTTCTCCCTATCAAGGAGAGGCTAAAATTTTAGGTTATAATATCCTTCAAGGAAGACGTTATATTGGTTATGTTCCCCAACTATTAGAATTAGATCGAGGGTTTCCCATAAAAGTAGCAGATGTGGTAAGGATGGGAAGATTAGGAAAACGTCCTCTCTTGCGACGCTAC
This window encodes:
- a CDS encoding metal ABC transporter solute-binding protein, Zn/Mn family; this encodes MRYGLKPTLIILLISFGGITSCSQSASLKSSSPEVLDITVSVVPQEYFVKKIGGDRVKINVMVPPGTEPDNYEPKPQQIQALSQADAYIKIGIPFENTWISKIAKEQPKMLMIDSTKGIKRLPMIPHEHHQHEGENQQEDTINSDENTLDPHIWLSPKLVKIQAKTIYDGLVKLDPKNQPEYQANLNKFLQEIEQLDTQIKQNLANIKQRKFIVFHPAWGYFAQQYNLTQIPVEVGGQEPSAAELSQLIKEAKEEQIKVVFAQPELSSQAAKTIAKEINGEVLLISPIAGDWYNNLLKVSQTFSDALKKQ